Within the Streptomyces sp. YIM 121038 genome, the region CAAGTCACCTTACGAATGACCCGAAACTCCCTGTCTGCCGGAAACAGGAAGTTTCCAAATCACTTGGAAACTCCAATGCCGGTAGAAGGCAGCCCACACCGACACGCACCCAAGCCTCCCTCCCAACCACCCCAACCACCAGACGGACGGCCTGGACAAACGAAGCTGTCCAGACGTCGGGCCGCGGAACGACTCTCCCAGTCGACACTCGACCTGGGAAGGAACCCTTGTAGAACTTGCGCCGCACTAGCATCGATCAGCCCCCTCCTCCCGCACCTCTCGGCGACTTGAGCTGCGCACGAACGTACCCCGCCCCCCAGAACCAGCCATCGAAATCCGGCGACAGCGACACTCACTGAACCTCACGAGACTCACGTGACAAATTCTCAGAAGCGAGAACACGCACGTCGCCGACCTGCAACGCAGCCAGCGGCATATGCACGCTACGGCACCCCAACGAAAGCCACGGACGGCCGGAACACGACCACAGCCAGACGCTACCGGCGCGACGCGAGGATGCCGGCACGAACCAGACGGCCGACGGCGGGCCGCCCACCAGCAGCACGTCCAACTTGCCCGAAGCGGTACGATCTGGCGCGCTCCCTCCACTCGCGCGGCCGGACCGGGCTGGCGGGAGACGTCGGCCAGAACGCGGTGGGCGCTGGCGGTCTGTTTCGAGGCGCTAGAGCAGGCGCCTCTGGCGAACGAAATGCCCAAAGCCTCGACGCAAGTAGACGTATCTCGCGTCAACGAGCTTCTCGATCGCCTGCCTGGCGGTGCACCAGCCGATGTCAACCGCTGCGGCAAGGGCGCGCGGGCCTGGGAGTTTGTGGCCGACGGGCCAGCGGCCAGTCTCGATCTCTATGCGCATCAGCTCAGCCAGTTGGATCGCCTTGGTCCGGTGGGCCTTCGCCAGGGAGGGCCACGCCATGTCGTCGAGCGTGATGTCGCCGAAGTTGTGGGCCCGGTTGTAGGTAGGCAGCTCTGCTTTGATGGCTCGTATCTCAGCAGCGGCCGCGTCGGCCGCAGAATCGTGCCACTCGACGACGAAGGATGCGGCCTCTCGGTGCCACGGCTGATGCGAGTGCGCCTCCCTTCGCTCCTTCACGTTGCCGGTGATCCCGATGTAGAGCGGGTGACCATCGTCGGCCAAGTAGCGGTAGAGCGCAGTGCGCTCAGGCACCTGACCGGCCCTCGTAGCTCCACGTGCTGCCGGTCCCGCGGTACTCCGAGACGGGGATGGGCTCGATGCCCTCCCGCATCCGCGAGCGGTAGAGCTGGCCGTGCAGGTGGTCGACCTCGTGGGCGACGAGCCGGGCAAGGCCGCGCTCGAAGATCGTGATTCTCTGCTGGCCGTCGATGTCCGTGTGCTCGACGCTGATGGCGAGCGGGCGGGGGACCATGCCGCGGACGTCGAAGAAGCTCAGGCAGCCTTCATACTGCTCGTCCCGCTCGGGGGACTCCTCGACGATGCGAGG harbors:
- a CDS encoding GntR family transcriptional regulator; the protein is MPERTALYRYLADDGHPLYIGITGNVKERREAHSHQPWHREAASFVVEWHDSAADAAAAEIRAIKAELPTYNRAHNFGDITLDDMAWPSLAKAHRTKAIQLAELMRIEIETGRWPVGHKLPGPRALAAAVDIGWCTARQAIEKLVDARYVYLRRGFGHFVRQRRLL